A single Streptomyces sp. Edi2 DNA region contains:
- a CDS encoding 1-hydroxy-2-methyl-2-butenyl 4-diphosphate reductase translates to MPRPPADADPPLLVACALGIERFALRGGDRGGAARGDGPQLVTLRTGMGPQAAERALAHALSAGAVTERSPVVASGFCAGLAPGMRPGDVVVAEATRDHHADAPETLCHDNGPLLRALRQRGLTVHTGLLRGSDHVVRGAERAALHAAGAVAVDMESAATLRVARRAGIRPVAAVRVVVDAPEHELVRIGTVRGGISAFRVLRSVLPVFYEWHRSLLLPWR, encoded by the coding sequence ATGCCACGTCCCCCGGCGGACGCGGACCCGCCCCTGCTGGTCGCCTGTGCGCTCGGCATCGAGCGGTTCGCGCTGCGCGGCGGTGACCGCGGGGGAGCGGCGCGCGGGGACGGTCCGCAGTTGGTCACGCTCCGTACCGGCATGGGCCCCCAGGCGGCCGAACGCGCCCTCGCCCATGCGCTGAGTGCGGGCGCGGTCACCGAACGTTCCCCCGTCGTCGCCAGTGGTTTCTGCGCCGGCCTCGCGCCCGGGATGCGCCCCGGGGACGTGGTCGTCGCCGAGGCCACCCGCGATCACCACGCGGATGCGCCGGAAACGCTCTGTCACGACAACGGCCCGCTGCTCCGGGCGCTGCGGCAGCGGGGGCTGACCGTGCACACCGGGCTGCTGCGCGGCTCCGACCACGTCGTACGCGGTGCGGAGCGGGCCGCGCTGCATGCCGCCGGTGCGGTCGCGGTGGACATGGAATCCGCCGCGACCCTCCGGGTGGCCCGGCGCGCCGGGATCCGTCCGGTTGCGGCCGTCCGGGTGGTCGTGGACGCTCCAGAACATGAACTCGTACGCATCGGCACGGTGCGCGGTGGAATATCGGCCTTCCGCGTGCTGCGCTCCGTACTTCCCGTTTTCTACGAATGGCACCGTTCTTTGCTGCTCCCCTGGAGGTGA
- the dxs gene encoding 1-deoxy-D-xylulose-5-phosphate synthase: MTMLENIRQPHHLKALPAERLAELAEEIRHFLVHAVSRTGGHLGPNLGVVELTIALHRVFDSPADRILWDTGHQTYVHKLLTGRQDFSKLRAKGGLSGYPSRAESPHDVIENSHASTVLGWADGLAKARQVRGGSEQVVAVTGDGALTGGMAWEALNNIAAAKDRPLIIVVNDNERSYAPTIGGLADHLATLRTTDGYEKFLAWGKDVLQRTPVVGPPLYGSLHGAKKGFKDAFAPQGMFEDLGLKYLGPVDGHDIAAVESALRRAKGFHGPVLVHCLTEKGRGCLPALEDEADHFHTVGVMDPLTCAPVTVADRPSWTSVFGDEMVRIGAERADVVALTAAMLQPVGLGKFAEAYPDRVWDVGIAEQHAVVSAAGLATGGLHPVVAVYATFLNRAFDQVLMDVALHKCGVTFVLDRAGITGTDGPSHNGMWDMSVLQVVPGLRIAAPRDADQLRAQLREALDVADAPTVVRFPKEPVDDPVPAVDRIGGVDVLHQAPHPDVLLVAVGVLAPVCLRVAELLTARGVDATVIDPRWVKPVDEAVPRLAADHAMVVVVEDNCRTGGVGWAVGQALRDAGVDVPLRTFGIPEQFLAPAKRGELLADVGLTPAEIAGRISAALARKESHA; this comes from the coding sequence ATGACGATGCTGGAGAACATCCGGCAGCCACACCACCTCAAGGCGCTCCCCGCGGAGCGCCTTGCCGAACTCGCCGAGGAGATCCGGCACTTCCTCGTGCACGCCGTCTCCCGTACCGGCGGCCACCTGGGACCCAACCTGGGCGTGGTCGAGCTGACCATCGCCCTGCACCGGGTCTTCGACTCACCGGCCGACCGCATCCTGTGGGACACCGGCCACCAGACCTACGTGCACAAACTCCTGACCGGCCGGCAGGACTTCTCCAAGCTGCGGGCCAAGGGCGGCCTGTCCGGCTACCCCTCACGCGCCGAGTCCCCGCACGATGTCATCGAGAACAGCCATGCCTCGACGGTGCTGGGCTGGGCCGACGGCCTGGCCAAGGCCCGCCAGGTACGGGGCGGCAGCGAGCAGGTGGTGGCCGTGACCGGGGACGGCGCGCTCACCGGCGGGATGGCCTGGGAAGCCCTCAACAACATCGCCGCCGCCAAGGACCGCCCGCTGATCATTGTCGTCAACGACAACGAGCGCTCCTACGCCCCCACCATCGGCGGCCTCGCCGACCACCTGGCCACCCTGCGCACCACCGACGGCTACGAGAAGTTCCTGGCCTGGGGCAAGGACGTGCTCCAGCGCACTCCGGTCGTCGGACCACCGCTCTACGGGTCGTTGCACGGTGCCAAGAAGGGCTTCAAGGACGCCTTCGCGCCCCAGGGCATGTTCGAGGACCTGGGACTGAAGTACCTCGGGCCGGTCGACGGCCATGACATCGCGGCCGTCGAATCGGCGCTGCGCCGCGCGAAGGGCTTCCACGGCCCGGTGCTGGTGCACTGCCTCACCGAGAAGGGCCGCGGCTGCCTGCCCGCCCTGGAGGACGAGGCCGACCACTTCCACACGGTCGGGGTGATGGACCCCCTGACCTGCGCACCCGTCACCGTGGCAGACCGGCCCTCCTGGACCTCCGTCTTCGGCGACGAGATGGTCCGCATCGGCGCCGAGCGTGCGGACGTCGTCGCCCTCACCGCGGCGATGCTGCAGCCGGTCGGGCTCGGGAAGTTCGCCGAGGCCTACCCCGACCGGGTGTGGGACGTGGGCATCGCCGAACAGCATGCGGTGGTGTCGGCCGCGGGGCTGGCCACCGGCGGTCTGCACCCCGTCGTCGCGGTCTATGCCACCTTCCTCAACCGGGCCTTCGACCAGGTGCTGATGGATGTGGCGCTGCACAAGTGCGGGGTCACCTTCGTACTGGACCGGGCCGGCATCACCGGCACCGACGGTCCCTCGCACAACGGCATGTGGGACATGTCGGTCCTGCAGGTCGTCCCCGGTCTGCGGATCGCCGCGCCGCGCGACGCCGACCAGCTCCGCGCCCAGCTGCGCGAAGCGCTGGACGTGGCCGACGCCCCGACCGTCGTCCGCTTCCCCAAGGAGCCGGTGGACGACCCGGTCCCGGCCGTGGACCGGATCGGCGGTGTCGATGTCCTCCACCAGGCGCCGCATCCCGACGTCCTGCTGGTCGCCGTCGGCGTGCTGGCTCCGGTCTGTCTGCGGGTCGCGGAACTGCTCACGGCACGCGGCGTCGATGCGACCGTCATCGACCCGCGGTGGGTCAAGCCGGTCGACGAGGCCGTCCCCCGGCTCGCCGCGGACCACGCCATGGTGGTGGTCGTCGAGGACAACTGCCGGACCGGAGGCGTGGGCTGGGCGGTCGGCCAGGCGCTGCGGGACGCTGGCGTGGATGTGCCGCTGCGCACCTTCGGCATCCCCGAGCAGTTTCTGGCACCCGCCAAGCGCGGTGAGCTGCTGGCCGACGTCGGCCTCACCCCGGCCGAGATCGCCGGCCGGATCAGCGCCGCGCTGGCCCGTAAGGAGAGCCACGCGTGA
- the shc gene encoding squalene--hopene cyclase, whose protein sequence is MTATTDGSTGALPPRAPSASDATAETAGTAPPTRTAAATDTADAARRATARATDYLLSVQDPTGWWKGDLETNVTMDAEDLLLRQFLGIQDPELTEAAARHIRGEQRADGTWATFHGGPGELSTTIEAYVALRLAGDAPDAPHLAKASAWVREQGGVAAARVFTRIWLALFGWWKWDDLPQLPPELIYFPAWFPLNIYDFGCWARQTIVPLTIVSAKRPVRPAPFALDELHTDPQRPNPPRPLAPATSWDGLFQRLDKALHLYRKVALRRLRGAAMRSAARWIIERQENDGCWGGIQPPAVYSVIALHLLGYDLDHPVLRAGLASLDRFAVWREGGPAGPDGQGGGPAGPDGQGGGPAGPDGQGGGPTRMIEACQSPLWDTCLATIALADAGLPAGHPRLLKAVDWLLAEQIRRPGDWSVKRPQLPSGGWAFEFENDNYPDIDDTAEVVLALRRVEHPDPQRVDAAVDRAVRWIFGMQSKGGGWGAFDVDNTSPFPNRLPFCDFGEVIDPPSADVTAHVVEMLADVGRTHDPRTRRGIAWLLAEQEPSGAWFGRWGTNYLYGTGSVLPALAAAGIPASHPAVRRAVRWLEQVQNDDGGWGEDQRSYQDKEKWAGHGASTASQTAWALMALLAAGERDSAAVRRGVRWLTATQREDGSWDEPYFTGTGFPWDFSINYHLYRQVFPLTALGRYLGGGPAGLPVRA, encoded by the coding sequence ATGACAGCGACGACCGACGGAAGCACCGGGGCGCTGCCGCCCCGGGCCCCCTCGGCCAGCGACGCCACCGCTGAGACAGCCGGAACCGCTCCACCCACGCGCACCGCCGCAGCCACGGACACGGCGGACGCCGCCCGGCGTGCGACCGCCCGCGCCACGGACTATCTGCTCTCCGTGCAGGACCCCACCGGATGGTGGAAGGGCGACCTCGAGACCAACGTCACGATGGACGCCGAAGATCTGCTGCTCCGTCAATTCCTGGGCATCCAGGACCCGGAGCTCACCGAGGCCGCGGCCCGTCACATCCGCGGCGAGCAGCGCGCGGACGGCACCTGGGCCACCTTCCACGGCGGGCCCGGTGAACTCTCCACCACCATCGAGGCCTATGTCGCCCTGCGCCTCGCCGGCGACGCCCCGGACGCTCCGCACCTGGCCAAGGCCTCCGCATGGGTACGCGAACAGGGCGGAGTCGCCGCGGCCCGGGTCTTCACCCGCATCTGGCTGGCCCTCTTCGGCTGGTGGAAGTGGGACGACCTGCCCCAACTCCCGCCGGAGCTGATCTATTTCCCCGCGTGGTTCCCGCTCAACATCTATGACTTCGGATGCTGGGCGCGGCAGACCATCGTGCCGCTGACGATCGTCTCGGCGAAGCGCCCGGTGCGCCCGGCGCCGTTCGCCCTCGACGAGCTGCACACCGACCCGCAACGGCCCAACCCGCCGCGGCCGCTCGCCCCCGCCACCAGCTGGGACGGGCTCTTCCAGCGCCTGGACAAGGCGCTGCACCTCTACCGCAAGGTCGCCCTGCGCAGGCTGCGCGGCGCCGCGATGCGCTCCGCCGCCCGCTGGATCATCGAGCGGCAGGAGAACGACGGCTGCTGGGGCGGCATCCAGCCCCCCGCCGTCTACTCCGTCATCGCCCTGCACCTCCTCGGCTACGACCTCGACCACCCCGTGCTGCGCGCCGGCCTGGCCTCTCTCGACCGCTTCGCCGTGTGGCGCGAGGGCGGTCCCGCCGGGCCTGACGGCCAGGGTGGCGGTCCCGCCGGGCCTGACGGCCAGGGTGGCGGTCCCGCCGGGCCTGACGGCCAGGGTGGCGGCCCCACCCGGATGATCGAGGCCTGCCAGTCCCCGCTCTGGGACACCTGCCTGGCCACCATCGCGCTCGCCGACGCCGGGCTGCCCGCCGGCCACCCGCGGCTGCTCAAGGCCGTCGACTGGCTGCTCGCCGAGCAGATCCGCCGGCCCGGCGACTGGAGCGTGAAGCGGCCCCAACTCCCCTCCGGTGGCTGGGCGTTCGAGTTCGAGAACGACAACTATCCGGACATCGACGACACCGCCGAGGTGGTGCTCGCGCTGCGCCGGGTCGAGCACCCCGACCCGCAGCGGGTCGACGCCGCGGTGGACCGCGCGGTGCGCTGGATCTTCGGGATGCAGTCCAAGGGCGGGGGCTGGGGCGCCTTCGACGTCGACAACACCAGCCCGTTCCCCAACCGGCTGCCGTTCTGTGACTTCGGGGAGGTCATCGACCCGCCGTCGGCCGATGTCACCGCCCATGTCGTCGAGATGCTGGCCGATGTCGGCCGTACCCACGACCCGCGCACCCGCCGCGGCATCGCCTGGCTGCTGGCCGAACAGGAGCCCAGCGGCGCCTGGTTCGGCCGCTGGGGCACCAACTACCTCTACGGCACGGGCTCGGTGCTCCCCGCGCTCGCCGCGGCGGGCATCCCCGCCTCGCACCCCGCGGTGCGCCGGGCGGTGCGCTGGCTGGAGCAGGTGCAGAACGACGACGGCGGCTGGGGCGAGGACCAGCGCTCCTACCAGGACAAGGAGAAGTGGGCCGGGCACGGCGCCTCGACCGCCTCCCAGACCGCCTGGGCGCTGATGGCGCTGCTCGCGGCCGGGGAACGGGACAGTGCGGCGGTACGGCGCGGAGTGCGCTGGCTGACCGCGACCCAGCGCGAGGACGGGTCCTGGGACGAGCCGTACTTCACCGGCACGGGCTTCCCCTGGGACTTCTCCATCAACTATCACCTCTACCGCCAGGTCTTCCCGCTGACCGCCCTGGGACGCTACCTGGGCGGGGGACCGGCCGGCCTGCCGGTGAGGGCCTGA
- the hpnH gene encoding adenosyl-hopene transferase HpnH, with protein sequence MAMPLRQSIRVGTYLFEQKMIRRREKFPLIVELEPLFACNLKCEGCGKIQHPAGVLKQRMPVAQAVGAVLESGAPMVSIAGGEPLMHPQIDEIVRQLVAKRKYVFLCTNAMLLRKKMENFTPSPYFAFAVHIDGMRERHDESVAKEGVFDEAVAAIKEAKRRGFRVTTNSTFFNTDTPQTIIEVLNFLNDDLQVDEMMLSPAYAYEKAPDQEHFLGVEQTRELFKKAFAGGNRRRWRLNHSPLFLDFLEGKADFPCTAWAIPNYSLFGWQRPCYLMSDGYVPTYRELIEETDWDKYGRGKDPRCANCMAHCGYEPTAVLATMGSLKESLRAARETVAGNRG encoded by the coding sequence ATGGCTATGCCGCTCCGTCAGTCCATCCGGGTCGGAACCTATCTTTTTGAACAGAAGATGATCCGCCGGCGTGAGAAGTTCCCGCTCATCGTCGAGCTGGAACCGCTCTTCGCGTGCAACCTGAAATGCGAGGGCTGCGGGAAGATCCAGCATCCGGCGGGCGTGCTCAAACAGCGTATGCCGGTGGCGCAGGCGGTCGGTGCAGTGCTGGAGTCCGGCGCCCCGATGGTTTCCATTGCCGGTGGCGAGCCCCTGATGCACCCGCAGATCGACGAGATCGTGCGGCAGTTGGTGGCCAAGCGGAAGTATGTCTTCCTGTGCACCAACGCGATGTTGCTGCGCAAGAAGATGGAGAACTTCACCCCCTCGCCGTATTTCGCCTTCGCCGTGCACATCGACGGCATGCGTGAGCGGCACGATGAATCCGTCGCGAAGGAAGGCGTGTTCGACGAGGCGGTGGCGGCGATCAAGGAGGCCAAGCGGCGCGGTTTCCGGGTCACCACCAACTCCACCTTCTTCAACACCGACACCCCGCAGACCATCATCGAGGTCCTCAATTTCCTCAATGACGATCTGCAGGTCGACGAAATGATGCTGTCGCCCGCCTACGCCTACGAGAAGGCCCCCGACCAGGAGCACTTCCTCGGTGTGGAGCAGACCCGTGAGCTGTTCAAGAAGGCCTTCGCCGGCGGCAACCGGCGCCGCTGGCGGCTCAACCACAGCCCGCTCTTCCTGGACTTCCTGGAGGGCAAGGCGGACTTCCCGTGCACGGCGTGGGCGATCCCCAACTACTCGCTCTTTGGCTGGCAGCGCCCCTGCTACCTCATGAGCGACGGGTACGTCCCCACCTACCGGGAGCTCATCGAGGAGACCGACTGGGACAAGTACGGCCGCGGCAAGGACCCGCGCTGCGCCAACTGCATGGCGCACTGCGGCTACGAGCCGACCGCCGTCCTCGCCACCATGGGGTCGCTGAAGGAGTCCCTGCGGGCGGCCAGGGAGACCGTCGCGGGCAACCGCGGGTGA